A single region of the Salicibibacter cibi genome encodes:
- the zapA gene encoding cell division protein ZapA has protein sequence MAGKEANNQDKRRTTVTIYGDQYTVISDESKGHVNDVSSHVDAKMREMKRVNPYLDTRRLAVLAAINIADDYLKMQKDQGLMPEEED, from the coding sequence GTGGCTGGTAAAGAAGCAAACAATCAAGATAAAAGACGAACAACTGTCACGATTTATGGGGATCAATATACGGTTATCAGTGATGAATCAAAAGGTCATGTCAATGATGTTTCCAGTCATGTAGACGCTAAAATGAGAGAAATGAAAAGGGTGAACCCTTATCTTGATACGAGACGCCTCGCTGTCCTTGCAGCGATCAATATTGCAGATGATTATTTGAAAATGCAAAAGGATCAAGGGTTGATGCCGGAAGAAGAGGATTAA
- the pheT gene encoding phenylalanine--tRNA ligase subunit beta: MLVSYQWLTDYIDLSDTTPEEVAEKLTRAGVEVDRLHRYHDGIDGVIVGEVKETTPHPEAEKLTLCQVDVGDRTQQIICGASNVQKRQKVAVAMPGTTLPGNKKIEETTIRGETSAGMICALDELGFNERLLAKTEQDQIVELPAEVVTGLDALEILGLNDVIMELDLTPNRPDCLSMLGVAYELSALLDRPIHHPDYTHGVIRKNAAGRIAVEVTNGEDVPYYGAKVIDKVTVAPSPLWLQTRLMAVGIRPINNIVDITNYVLLEYGQPLHAFDYDRFGSEKIVTRRAEQGEKIETLDGQERTLSGEDVLITNGNAPVAIAGVMGGASTEVQADTTSVLLESAQFDALNVRKTSGKLGLRSESSQRFEKGIDFERTAEAAERAVMLMEEITGGVVLKGTVESGELPAVVQEVHLNLERLNMRLGTELESEEVETLLHRLGLEVTNLGNEWRVHIPSRRLDLSIEEDLMEEVARLYGYDRIPTTLPVGARSAGALTGEQKNRRKLRRFLESTGMQEAITYSLTSAQNADQFLLRQSDRKMRVLMPMSEEREVLRRSLIPHLLEGGVYNVNRQLEDVFLFEIGTVFEPSADENKQPGEHEHVAGVLSGQWHNHAWNGEEIQVDFYVVKGIVEGMLRQAKKEKEATFRARKREGMHPGQSAEVLIDGETVGFLGQLHPLEQEAQGLPATYVFELDAKKLFAVDKEEIRYQPLPRFPAIRRDLAVVVDANIAAAEVEAVIVEAAGKWLEDIHLFDVYQGENIEAGKKSLAYSLLYLNRERTLKDEEIADIHEEIVAALRTRLGATLRD, from the coding sequence ATGCTCGTTTCCTACCAATGGTTGACGGATTATATCGATTTATCGGATACAACCCCGGAGGAAGTTGCTGAAAAGCTTACCCGCGCAGGGGTAGAGGTTGATCGGCTCCATCGCTATCATGATGGGATCGATGGTGTAATCGTCGGTGAGGTGAAGGAAACAACCCCTCACCCGGAAGCAGAAAAATTAACGCTTTGCCAAGTGGACGTAGGCGATCGGACACAGCAAATTATCTGTGGGGCCAGCAATGTACAAAAGAGACAAAAAGTGGCCGTAGCGATGCCTGGAACTACCTTGCCGGGGAATAAAAAAATAGAAGAAACGACGATTCGCGGAGAAACATCTGCGGGTATGATTTGCGCGTTGGATGAACTTGGCTTCAATGAACGGTTATTGGCGAAAACAGAACAAGATCAAATTGTCGAATTGCCGGCAGAGGTCGTGACCGGGCTTGATGCTCTTGAGATTCTCGGTTTAAATGATGTGATCATGGAACTTGATTTGACGCCGAACCGCCCGGATTGCTTAAGCATGCTCGGAGTCGCTTACGAATTGTCCGCGTTGCTGGACCGCCCGATTCATCATCCCGATTACACACATGGGGTGATTCGCAAAAATGCCGCCGGCCGTATCGCCGTTGAAGTGACAAATGGCGAGGATGTTCCCTACTATGGGGCAAAAGTGATCGATAAAGTAACGGTAGCCCCATCGCCGCTATGGTTGCAGACACGCTTAATGGCCGTGGGCATTCGGCCGATCAATAATATTGTCGATATTACGAACTATGTGTTGCTGGAGTATGGACAACCCCTGCATGCGTTCGATTATGATCGGTTTGGCTCGGAGAAAATCGTAACGAGACGCGCAGAACAAGGAGAAAAAATCGAAACGTTGGACGGGCAGGAGCGAACGCTCTCTGGCGAGGATGTATTGATCACCAATGGCAATGCTCCCGTTGCGATCGCGGGAGTGATGGGTGGTGCGTCAACAGAAGTGCAGGCAGACACAACAAGTGTGTTGCTGGAATCGGCACAATTTGATGCATTAAATGTTCGAAAAACGTCCGGAAAGCTAGGGTTGCGCAGCGAATCAAGCCAACGATTTGAAAAGGGGATAGATTTCGAACGAACCGCCGAAGCCGCAGAAAGAGCAGTCATGTTAATGGAAGAAATTACTGGCGGCGTTGTGCTGAAAGGTACGGTGGAATCAGGGGAATTACCGGCTGTCGTACAAGAAGTCCATTTAAATTTGGAACGGTTAAATATGCGGCTTGGTACGGAACTTGAGTCGGAGGAAGTCGAGACGTTGTTGCACCGGCTCGGTTTGGAAGTGACGAACCTGGGAAATGAATGGCGAGTCCATATCCCTTCAAGACGCCTCGATCTTTCGATTGAAGAAGATTTAATGGAAGAAGTTGCCCGTCTTTATGGTTATGATCGTATTCCGACGACATTGCCGGTCGGTGCGCGCTCAGCCGGAGCTTTGACCGGCGAGCAAAAAAATCGCCGCAAACTCCGCCGTTTTCTTGAAAGTACGGGGATGCAAGAGGCAATTACTTACTCTCTCACGAGCGCACAAAATGCTGACCAATTTTTACTGCGCCAAAGTGACCGAAAAATGCGTGTGCTTATGCCTATGAGTGAAGAACGGGAAGTGTTGCGAAGAAGCTTGATCCCCCACCTTCTGGAGGGCGGCGTTTACAACGTGAATCGACAGTTGGAAGATGTCTTTTTGTTTGAAATTGGGACCGTCTTTGAACCCTCTGCAGATGAAAATAAGCAACCTGGGGAGCATGAGCATGTAGCTGGAGTATTAAGCGGCCAGTGGCACAATCATGCTTGGAACGGGGAAGAAATCCAGGTCGATTTCTATGTTGTTAAAGGAATTGTAGAAGGCATGTTAAGGCAAGCAAAAAAAGAAAAGGAAGCGACCTTTCGCGCCCGTAAACGGGAAGGGATGCACCCGGGTCAATCCGCAGAGGTGCTCATTGATGGCGAAACCGTTGGTTTCCTTGGGCAACTCCATCCACTTGAACAAGAGGCGCAAGGGTTGCCTGCCACGTACGTGTTTGAATTAGATGCGAAAAAACTATTTGCCGTGGATAAAGAAGAAATCCGCTATCAACCCCTGCCTCGTTTTCCGGCCATTCGAAGGGATTTGGCCGTTGTCGTCGATGCAAATATAGCTGCGGCTGAAGTGGAAGCAGTCATCGTGGAAGCTGCAGGAAAGTGGTTGGAAGATATCCATCTATTCGATGTTTACCAAGGAGAAAATATCGAAGCCGGCAAAAAGTCACTCGCATATTCGCTCCTTTATCTAAACCGCGAACGCACACTGAAAGATGAAGAGATTGCAGATATTCACGAAGAAATTGTAGCCGCCCTCCGCACACGATTAGGCGCAACTTTGCGTGATTAA
- the pheS gene encoding phenylalanine--tRNA ligase subunit alpha, which translates to MIERLKALESEALEAVQASGDKKALEQVRIRYLGKKGAITEVLRGMGQLSAEERPVVGQKANEVRESIQEALAKKVEAFEEAELEQRLEEEEIDVTLPGRPMNQGSTHPLTAVVEEIEDIFIGLGFEVTEGPEVETDYFNFEMINLPPNHPARDMQDTFYISEDILLRTQTSPVQARTLQKHEGEGPVRIICPGKVYRRDEDDATHSHQFMQIEGLYVDENVRMSDLKGIFDTFVKQYFGQDREIRLRPSFFPFTEPSAEIDVTCGICAGKGCRICKQSGWIEVLGSGMVHPRVLELNGFDPDIYSGFAFGMGVERFAMLKYGIDDIRHFYTNDTRFLSQFQQL; encoded by the coding sequence ATGATTGAACGATTAAAGGCGCTTGAGTCGGAAGCGCTCGAAGCCGTACAGGCAAGCGGTGACAAGAAGGCACTCGAACAAGTGCGCATCCGTTATCTGGGAAAAAAAGGAGCCATTACGGAGGTTCTGCGCGGGATGGGGCAACTATCTGCCGAAGAACGTCCTGTCGTCGGCCAAAAGGCGAACGAGGTTCGCGAAAGCATTCAAGAGGCACTGGCTAAAAAAGTGGAAGCTTTTGAGGAAGCCGAATTGGAACAAAGGCTGGAAGAGGAAGAAATCGATGTGACGTTGCCGGGAAGACCTATGAATCAAGGCTCTACCCACCCGCTTACAGCTGTTGTGGAAGAAATCGAGGATATTTTTATCGGCCTTGGGTTTGAGGTAACGGAAGGGCCGGAAGTGGAGACGGATTATTTTAATTTTGAAATGATCAATTTGCCTCCGAATCATCCGGCCAGGGACATGCAAGACACCTTTTACATCAGTGAAGACATCCTTTTGAGAACCCAAACGTCACCGGTGCAGGCACGGACGTTGCAAAAGCATGAAGGCGAAGGACCGGTAAGGATTATTTGTCCGGGGAAAGTCTATCGCCGCGATGAAGACGACGCCACCCACTCCCATCAGTTTATGCAGATCGAAGGGCTCTACGTGGATGAAAATGTGCGCATGAGCGACTTGAAAGGAATATTTGATACATTTGTTAAACAGTATTTTGGCCAAGACCGGGAGATTCGGTTGCGCCCGAGCTTTTTTCCGTTTACGGAACCATCGGCGGAAATTGACGTCACTTGCGGCATTTGTGCGGGCAAAGGTTGCAGGATATGTAAGCAAAGCGGATGGATTGAAGTGTTAGGTTCGGGGATGGTTCATCCGCGCGTGTTGGAATTAAATGGGTTTGACCCGGATATATACAGCGGCTTCGCCTTTGGCATGGGCGTGGAACGCTTTGCCATGTTGAAATATGGAATCGACGATATCCGCCATTTCTACACGAATGACACGCGCTTTTTATCCCAGTTTCAACAATTGTAA
- a CDS encoding FAD-dependent oxidoreductase: MADQHTEEKFAETAWQASADLPDFEPLTADMKTDVVIVGGGITGITTAYLLVQEGLQVALVEAGKLLNGTTGHTTAKVTAQHGMIYDEFIQHLGKTNARLYYEANREAMAFIRKTIDKHGINCDFRTQDAYLYATTPKYKMKLEKEAAAYEKLGIDGELLEELPIDINVKNALVMKEQAQFHPLHYLAPLVQTIVDKGGRIFENTTAVHVERGEEPSVITREDARVQANYILSCSHFPFYEGTGFYFTRMHAERSYVVAINPKMAYPGGMYISADQPTRSLRSANIDGEELVLVGGESHKTGQGIDTHDHYHALQTFGDDLLGIEKQVNRWSTQDLTTLDNLPYIGHLTSQTSEQNILVATGYRKWGMTNGTAAALLLKDLVLGKENRYASLFTPSRFYADPSLKHFLRENFDVAKHLVEGKAESSNKEMKSLAKDEGAVVRIDGKRKGAYRDKDGELHVVDTTCTHVGCEVNWNGADRTWDCPCHGSRFSYSGEVIEGPAEKPLQKEEYRMIESFMGNRAGY; this comes from the coding sequence ATGGCAGATCAACATACCGAAGAAAAATTTGCGGAAACCGCTTGGCAAGCATCGGCAGACTTGCCGGATTTCGAACCGTTAACAGCTGATATGAAAACAGATGTTGTTATCGTCGGCGGAGGGATCACAGGCATTACAACCGCATATCTTCTCGTTCAAGAAGGTTTGCAAGTTGCTTTGGTAGAAGCCGGGAAGCTGCTCAATGGCACAACCGGTCATACCACCGCGAAAGTAACCGCTCAACACGGGATGATCTATGATGAATTTATCCAACATTTGGGTAAGACAAATGCAAGGCTTTACTATGAAGCGAATAGGGAAGCGATGGCGTTTATTCGCAAAACGATTGATAAACATGGGATCAACTGTGATTTTCGCACACAAGACGCGTATCTTTACGCAACGACTCCGAAATATAAAATGAAATTGGAAAAAGAAGCGGCAGCATATGAAAAACTTGGGATCGACGGGGAGCTTTTAGAGGAACTTCCGATTGATATTAACGTCAAAAATGCCTTAGTGATGAAGGAGCAGGCCCAGTTTCACCCTCTCCATTACTTGGCCCCGCTTGTACAAACCATCGTCGACAAAGGCGGTCGGATTTTTGAGAACACTACCGCCGTCCATGTGGAACGGGGAGAGGAACCTTCCGTTATCACCCGAGAAGATGCACGTGTCCAAGCAAACTATATTTTATCTTGTTCCCATTTTCCGTTTTATGAAGGGACCGGTTTTTATTTTACAAGGATGCACGCGGAACGTTCTTATGTCGTTGCCATAAATCCGAAGATGGCGTACCCGGGTGGAATGTATATAAGCGCGGATCAACCTACGCGTTCGCTGCGTTCTGCCAACATTGATGGCGAAGAGTTAGTTCTCGTCGGCGGGGAGAGCCATAAAACGGGGCAGGGAATAGACACCCATGACCACTACCACGCCTTGCAAACGTTCGGAGATGATCTGCTCGGCATCGAAAAACAAGTCAACCGTTGGTCCACACAAGATTTGACGACACTTGATAATCTCCCTTATATCGGCCATTTAACCTCGCAAACCTCCGAGCAAAACATTCTTGTTGCCACCGGTTACCGAAAATGGGGGATGACGAATGGGACGGCTGCTGCCCTGTTGCTTAAAGACCTTGTGCTAGGAAAAGAAAACCGATACGCGTCCCTTTTTACACCGTCTCGTTTTTATGCCGATCCCAGTCTGAAACATTTCCTTCGTGAAAACTTCGATGTGGCGAAGCATCTCGTCGAAGGAAAAGCGGAATCATCGAATAAGGAAATGAAAAGTTTAGCAAAGGACGAAGGGGCTGTCGTGCGGATCGACGGAAAACGCAAAGGGGCATATCGGGATAAAGATGGTGAACTTCACGTCGTTGACACAACATGTACACACGTTGGCTGCGAGGTGAATTGGAACGGCGCGGATCGCACGTGGGATTGCCCATGCCACGGATCAAGGTTTTCCTATTCCGGGGAAGTCATCGAGGGACCGGCTGAAAAACCGTTGCAAAAAGAAGAGTATAGAATGATCGAAAGTTTTATGGGTAATCGGGCCGGTTACTGA
- a CDS encoding MTH1187 family thiamine-binding protein, whose translation MAMADISIVPIVEEKNRSLGEEVAAIHEELDKHKDKVRYELTPMSTVIEGDMEDLFTVIQALHNVPVQRGWARISTDIRIDDRRDGEAHTLEEKKARVHQFKN comes from the coding sequence ATGGCGATGGCAGATATTTCGATTGTGCCGATTGTAGAAGAGAAAAACCGAAGTTTAGGCGAAGAAGTCGCCGCCATTCATGAAGAGTTGGACAAGCATAAGGATAAAGTCCGTTATGAGTTAACCCCGATGAGCACCGTCATTGAAGGCGATATGGAGGATTTGTTCACCGTAATTCAAGCGTTGCACAATGTGCCGGTGCAGCGGGGATGGGCAAGAATTTCTACCGATATACGTATCGATGATCGAAGAGACGGAGAAGCACACACGCTCGAAGAGAAAAAAGCACGTGTCCATCAATTTAAAAATTAA
- a CDS encoding SDR family NAD(P)-dependent oxidoreductase gives MIFSETALENEHVLVTGATGGIGKETAKVAASMGAFITITGRNEEKLHDLQKELEKIADTSNIYVCPADLNSEASRRALVENAKAQFGSISGLVNSAGVAGNQKVEDIDEDFLHELMTLNYNSAVMLSKHVYKQMMEKQRGAIVNVSSLSGMRGTFANTAYAGSKFALIGFTQSFAVEAIEHGVRVNAVSPGFVNTDMGKQSIERKAKRNDRSYLEQMRAVQAGLPSGRITEPEEVANTIAYLLTEAAVNIVGESVKISGGSVMR, from the coding sequence ATGATTTTTTCAGAAACCGCGTTGGAAAACGAACATGTTTTGGTTACAGGAGCCACGGGCGGCATTGGCAAGGAAACAGCCAAAGTAGCCGCGTCCATGGGAGCTTTCATTACTATTACCGGCCGAAACGAAGAAAAGCTCCACGATTTGCAAAAGGAACTGGAAAAAATAGCCGATACGTCGAATATCTACGTATGCCCCGCTGATCTTAATTCCGAAGCAAGTCGCCGCGCGCTTGTGGAAAATGCAAAGGCGCAGTTCGGTTCGATTTCAGGATTGGTCAATTCTGCGGGTGTCGCAGGCAATCAAAAAGTTGAAGACATAGATGAAGATTTTTTGCATGAGCTAATGACGTTGAATTATAACTCAGCCGTCATGCTAAGCAAACACGTGTACAAGCAAATGATGGAAAAACAACGGGGAGCGATCGTGAACGTTTCTTCCTTGTCAGGCATGCGGGGCACTTTTGCCAATACCGCTTACGCTGGCAGTAAATTTGCCTTAATCGGATTTACCCAATCGTTTGCAGTTGAAGCGATCGAACACGGGGTGCGAGTTAATGCGGTTAGTCCCGGGTTTGTGAACACAGACATGGGAAAACAATCCATTGAACGAAAAGCGAAGCGAAATGATCGTTCATATCTAGAGCAAATGCGGGCTGTACAAGCAGGATTGCCTTCCGGTCGCATTACGGAACCGGAAGAAGTGGCAAATACCATTGCCTATCTACTCACGGAAGCGGCTGTCAACATCGTCGGAGAAAGTGTGAAAATCTCCGGCGGCAGTGTGATGCGGTGA